In Sporosarcina psychrophila, a genomic segment contains:
- a CDS encoding nitroreductase family protein — protein sequence MTTTLNSHLYSVMKDRKSVRVFDPNATIAKEEIAEMLKLATIAPSSSNLQSWSFIVIQDPEVKKELQVIANNQVQVGDSSAVIAVLGNIDAYKKVEQIYTQNVAEGHMDESIKDRTIASTNAVYPTIPREARMNIASFDAGLVSMQLLLIAKEKGYDTSTIGGFDKVKFAERFDLPSDQFPIVLIALGKAAAPAYGSSRLPLDEVVRFI from the coding sequence ATGACTACAACATTGAACTCACATTTATATAGTGTAATGAAGGACAGAAAATCGGTAAGAGTGTTCGATCCGAACGCTACAATCGCAAAAGAGGAAATTGCAGAAATGCTGAAGCTGGCAACAATAGCTCCATCATCTAGTAACCTGCAATCTTGGAGTTTTATAGTTATCCAAGACCCCGAGGTGAAGAAAGAACTGCAAGTAATCGCTAACAATCAAGTCCAGGTGGGGGATTCATCTGCCGTTATCGCTGTCTTAGGTAATATCGATGCGTATAAAAAGGTGGAGCAAATCTATACACAAAACGTTGCAGAAGGTCATATGGATGAGTCGATTAAAGATCGTACGATTGCCAGTACGAATGCGGTCTATCCAACTATTCCAAGAGAGGCAAGAATGAATATCGCTTCTTTCGATGCGGGGCTAGTTTCTATGCAATTGCTGTTGATTGCCAAAGAAAAAGGCTATGATACTTCAACAATAGGTGGCTTTGATAAAGTGAAATTTGCTGAGAGATTCGACCTTCCTAGTGATCAATTCCCAATTGTACTGATTGCCTTAGGAAAGGCCGCTGCCCCGGCATACGGGTCTTCCCGCTTGCCTTTAGATGAAGTTGTGCGTTTTATATAA
- a CDS encoding excisionase family DNA-binding protein, with amino-acid sequence MYITIQETAEHLGMPVEQVEKYVREGRIRSVHDGEKFLINKDQFGLYLEQLEMLKHQIDEWRNEPIPPDRDIKDED; translated from the coding sequence ATGTACATAACAATCCAAGAAACCGCTGAACATCTAGGTATGCCTGTCGAACAAGTAGAAAAGTACGTGCGGGAAGGTCGCATCCGTTCCGTCCATGATGGTGAAAAATTCCTTATTAACAAAGATCAGTTTGGACTCTATTTAGAACAGCTCGAAATGTTAAAACACCAAATCGATGAATGGCGGAACGAACCTATTCCACCCGATCGTGACATTAAAGATGAAGATTGA
- a CDS encoding beta-carotene 15,15'-monooxygenase, translating into MVYKRESIHIVWLILLLLVLASNFALYRSSFGLNLLPTKTNGVVLGSILDLTIVAPVLFLAWQRKMSWKYLIVLMAGGLMVARFMIPMEYLAPFKTITLAGFVIEGALVLLEVLLLVTLFKYLPEIIQTVKKSPLPLLFSFSHAVDEKVRKHPIIQVICSEMLMFYYAFCIWKKKPQEKDNTFTLYKKSSLIAFQVMMIHAIVIETIGIHWWLHDKSFILSLILLVINIYSVLLFLGDIQALRFNPLQIEHESMYVSLGLMKRMEIRWEDIEEIIEDPDVLEQKFSKNTIDFIARDFEKVYPSVLLKLKYPVEATLLMGVKKFYDQVAIRVDDSERFKELVKQKL; encoded by the coding sequence ATGGTATATAAAAGGGAATCAATCCATATTGTATGGCTAATCTTATTATTACTTGTTTTGGCTTCTAATTTTGCTTTATACCGCTCTTCCTTTGGGCTTAACCTGTTGCCTACAAAAACGAATGGTGTCGTGCTAGGTTCCATCCTTGATTTAACCATTGTGGCACCCGTTTTATTTTTAGCTTGGCAACGTAAAATGAGTTGGAAGTATCTCATTGTGTTGATGGCTGGGGGCCTTATGGTTGCACGCTTTATGATTCCGATGGAGTATTTAGCTCCTTTTAAGACGATTACGTTAGCAGGTTTTGTAATAGAAGGTGCACTCGTTTTACTTGAAGTTCTGTTGTTAGTAACTCTTTTTAAATATTTACCCGAAATCATTCAAACGGTGAAGAAAAGCCCTTTACCACTTTTATTTTCTTTCTCTCATGCAGTGGACGAAAAGGTAAGAAAGCATCCGATTATTCAAGTGATTTGTTCGGAAATGCTCATGTTTTATTATGCTTTTTGTATTTGGAAAAAGAAACCGCAAGAAAAAGACAATACGTTCACACTCTACAAAAAATCAAGTTTAATCGCCTTTCAAGTGATGATGATCCATGCAATTGTGATTGAAACAATCGGTATTCACTGGTGGTTGCATGACAAATCATTTATTTTATCGCTTATTCTGCTAGTGATAAACATCTACTCAGTCCTGTTATTTTTAGGTGATATTCAAGCACTACGCTTCAATCCTTTGCAGATAGAGCATGAAAGTATGTATGTTTCTCTAGGTTTGATGAAGCGTATGGAAATCCGATGGGAAGATATTGAGGAGATAATAGAAGACCCTGATGTATTGGAACAAAAATTTTCGAAGAATACGATTGATTTTATTGCACGTGATTTTGAGAAAGTGTACCCGAGTGTCCTATTAAAGTTGAAATATCCAGTAGAAGCGACACTGTTGATGGGGGTAAAGAAATTCTATGATCAAGTAGCTATTCGAGTAGATGATTCGGAGAGGTTTAAAGAACTGGTGAAGCAAAAGTTATGA
- a CDS encoding glycerol-3-phosphate acyltransferase — protein sequence MWLWIVGVLLWGYAVGCLHGSVVAQKISGVNLKETGVKNAGASNATIVLGKKFGALVAVIDISKGAGAVLLVHYFAENAGFSEAFVALLLFLTAAAAVIGHNFPFYMNFNGGKGTATIIGVLLAIDWQIGLIGFALFVVVALVTDFLVFGVLMLYVTLIAMAVLADGYWPVVIATLLFAIAIWKHLENFQRMKERSEKRVSMVFRKNKTKN from the coding sequence ATGTGGTTATGGATTGTAGGCGTGCTCTTATGGGGATATGCAGTTGGTTGCCTGCATGGATCAGTTGTTGCGCAGAAAATATCCGGCGTTAACTTGAAAGAAACCGGTGTGAAAAATGCCGGTGCCTCGAATGCGACCATTGTTCTCGGGAAGAAGTTCGGCGCATTAGTTGCAGTAATCGATATCAGTAAAGGTGCAGGAGCTGTCTTACTTGTGCACTATTTCGCAGAAAACGCAGGATTTTCAGAAGCCTTTGTGGCTTTACTTTTATTTCTTACAGCCGCCGCAGCCGTTATTGGGCATAACTTTCCATTTTATATGAACTTTAACGGTGGAAAAGGAACAGCGACAATAATTGGTGTACTGCTTGCAATCGACTGGCAGATCGGGCTCATTGGTTTTGCATTATTTGTCGTCGTAGCGCTAGTAACAGACTTTCTCGTGTTTGGTGTGCTGATGCTCTACGTCACGCTCATCGCGATGGCAGTATTGGCAGACGGATACTGGCCAGTCGTAATAGCAACTTTGTTATTTGCAATCGCCATTTGGAAACATCTCGAGAATTTTCAGCGTATGAAAGAGCGTAGCGAGAAGCGCGTTTCAATGGTCTTTAGAAAAAATAA
- a CDS encoding winged helix-turn-helix transcriptional regulator, with protein MNQPKNCGNSSHVCNNFHDTIEFIGKRWMGVIIYTLMSGPKRFHEITEGIPGISDRLLTERLNELIKEGLVTKKQLEPSSTIVGYELTDSGMELKEVITAIRNWMAKRTNL; from the coding sequence GTGAATCAACCGAAAAATTGTGGGAATTCATCACATGTCTGCAACAACTTTCACGATACAATTGAATTTATTGGTAAGAGATGGATGGGGGTAATTATTTATACACTAATGTCCGGACCCAAGCGATTTCATGAAATCACTGAAGGTATTCCAGGGATATCAGATCGACTTTTAACAGAACGGTTGAATGAATTAATCAAAGAAGGCCTCGTTACAAAAAAACAACTTGAGCCTTCTTCTACTATAGTTGGATATGAGCTAACGGACAGCGGGATGGAATTAAAAGAAGTTATTACTGCCATACGGAACTGGATGGCAAAGCGAACAAACCTTTAG
- a CDS encoding O-acetylhomoserine aminocarboxypropyltransferase/cysteine synthase family protein — translation MTKLQPETLLLHGGQKPDPVTGSRAVPIHRTSSFVFRDTEHAQKLFALQEAGNIYTRITNPTVAVFEERIALLEGGTAAVAFSSGMAAIAFSILNVAGAGDEIVAASNLYGGTYNLFAATLPRYGINVKFVDATDPENFRAAITDKTKAIFAETIGNPSLHVLDIEAVADIAHENGLPLLIDSTFASPYGSNPIEFGADVVIHSATKWIGGHGTTIGGVAVDAGTFDWTQGRFPGFTEPDASYHGLRYGIDTAAAAFATKLRVQLLRDFGPCLDPDSAFNFLQGLETLHLRVTRHNENAVKVAEFLKKHPSVEWVTYTGNEDHPSYDLAKKYLKNGFGSIIVFGIKGGRDAGRNVIDNVKIWSHVANVGDAKSLIIHPASTTHQQLGPEDLKKSGVTEELIRLSVGLESAEDIITDLAQAIELAVPVTV, via the coding sequence ATGACAAAACTTCAACCCGAAACACTTCTTCTGCACGGTGGACAAAAACCGGATCCTGTAACAGGTTCACGCGCAGTTCCAATTCATAGAACCTCATCTTTTGTATTCCGTGATACAGAACATGCTCAAAAACTATTTGCACTACAAGAAGCAGGCAACATCTATACACGAATTACAAATCCAACTGTTGCAGTTTTTGAAGAGCGTATTGCGCTTCTTGAAGGTGGTACGGCGGCAGTTGCATTCTCCTCAGGTATGGCAGCTATCGCTTTCTCTATCTTGAACGTAGCTGGTGCTGGAGATGAAATTGTCGCAGCAAGCAACTTATATGGCGGTACTTATAATTTATTCGCCGCTACACTTCCGCGCTACGGTATCAATGTAAAGTTTGTCGATGCAACAGATCCTGAAAACTTCCGTGCAGCAATTACAGATAAAACAAAAGCAATATTCGCAGAAACAATCGGTAACCCGAGTCTTCATGTACTCGATATTGAAGCGGTTGCGGACATTGCGCATGAAAACGGTCTACCGCTTCTTATTGATAGTACATTTGCTTCGCCATATGGTTCGAATCCTATCGAATTTGGTGCGGATGTTGTCATCCATTCCGCTACAAAATGGATTGGCGGACACGGTACCACGATCGGTGGAGTTGCTGTTGATGCGGGTACATTTGACTGGACGCAAGGGAGGTTTCCTGGCTTCACAGAGCCTGATGCGTCATATCATGGTCTCCGTTACGGAATTGATACAGCAGCGGCGGCATTTGCGACTAAACTACGCGTTCAACTATTGCGTGACTTCGGACCTTGCTTAGATCCAGATAGTGCATTTAATTTCCTCCAAGGACTTGAAACACTGCATTTGCGTGTGACAAGACATAATGAAAATGCCGTTAAAGTAGCGGAGTTCTTGAAAAAACATCCATCTGTCGAATGGGTAACATATACAGGCAACGAAGATCACCCATCTTATGACCTTGCGAAAAAGTACTTGAAAAACGGCTTCGGTTCCATTATTGTATTTGGTATTAAAGGTGGACGGGATGCAGGCCGGAACGTGATTGATAACGTCAAAATCTGGTCGCATGTTGCGAATGTTGGGGATGCAAAATCACTAATTATCCATCCAGCTTCAACGACGCATCAGCAGCTTGGGCCTGAGGACTTGAAAAAATCAGGTGTGACTGAAGAATTGATTAGACTATCGGTGGGCCTTGAATCCGCGGAAGATATTATTACAGACCTTGCACAAGCAATCGAACTAGCGGTACCAGTAACAGTATAA
- a CDS encoding homoserine dehydrogenase, with protein sequence MASIKVALLGFGTVGEGIYRILNERKEEIKREMGCTIDIVSILVRDKEKERLATPGTKITDDIQEILLNPDIDLIFEAIVGEEPAYTFLSDAIEKVFHIITANKTMFAKHGPALLKHAEFRGVYVGYEATTAGGIPIIRTVTNLLPTDRVLRIRGILNGTSNFILTKMREEGIPFKAALHEAQTLGYAEADPTDDISGKDAFRKLMILSALAFGTQPNWQDVSVVGIDKITIEDVADASKAKLRYRHVADILIDEKGTLHGSVGPVLIGTHHSLYGVEGVDNAIIVETDYLGALTLVGPGAGMYPTASAMVGDFLQMIGKREKVLVNS encoded by the coding sequence ATGGCGTCAATCAAAGTCGCTCTACTTGGCTTCGGCACTGTAGGTGAAGGGATTTATAGGATTTTGAATGAAAGGAAAGAAGAGATTAAGCGGGAAATGGGCTGTACAATCGACATTGTTTCCATTTTGGTCCGGGATAAGGAGAAAGAACGTCTAGCGACACCTGGAACGAAGATAACGGATGACATTCAAGAAATCCTGTTAAATCCGGACATTGACCTCATATTTGAGGCGATTGTTGGAGAAGAACCCGCTTATACGTTTCTTTCGGATGCAATAGAAAAAGTTTTTCATATAATAACTGCGAATAAGACCATGTTTGCGAAACATGGTCCGGCGTTACTAAAACATGCGGAGTTCCGTGGAGTTTACGTTGGGTATGAAGCAACGACGGCGGGTGGCATACCGATTATCCGTACGGTGACAAACTTGTTACCGACAGACCGGGTGTTACGAATTAGAGGTATTTTGAATGGCACTTCCAACTTCATCTTAACGAAGATGCGGGAAGAGGGAATTCCATTTAAAGCCGCGCTTCACGAAGCACAGACGCTTGGCTATGCGGAAGCGGATCCGACGGACGATATAAGTGGCAAAGATGCCTTTCGGAAACTGATGATTTTGAGTGCACTTGCATTCGGTACGCAACCAAATTGGCAAGACGTTTCGGTTGTTGGAATCGACAAGATTACTATTGAAGATGTGGCGGATGCATCTAAGGCTAAGCTTCGTTATCGGCATGTCGCTGATATTTTGATTGACGAAAAGGGGACATTGCACGGAAGTGTTGGCCCGGTACTTATCGGAACTCATCATTCGCTATATGGTGTCGAAGGTGTGGACAACGCAATCATCGTTGAAACTGACTATCTCGGTGCCTTAACACTTGTCGGTCCGGGTGCAGGTATGTACCCAACGGCAAGCGCAATGGTCGGAGACTTCCTTCAAATGATTGGAAAACGTGAAAAGGTTCTTGTTAATAGTTAA
- a CDS encoding QueT transporter family protein, whose product MKIKTMAISGIIAALYVAVSLLIAPLAYSAIQFRIPEMFNHLVVFNKKLIFGIVLGVFVTNLFSPLGMYDLFFGVSQSILALSITIFSAKFISGIFKRMVFNTLVFTFTMFIIAFELNLALELPFLLTWLTVAIGEFVVMAIGIPIMMILNKRLKFEKLI is encoded by the coding sequence ATGAAAATAAAAACAATGGCCATTAGCGGGATTATCGCCGCTTTATATGTAGCTGTTTCCCTATTAATAGCACCATTAGCATACTCAGCCATCCAATTTAGAATCCCTGAGATGTTCAACCATCTTGTCGTGTTCAATAAAAAGCTCATATTTGGAATTGTGCTTGGTGTATTTGTGACAAACTTATTTTCCCCACTTGGTATGTATGACTTATTTTTTGGGGTAAGCCAATCAATCCTAGCCCTTTCAATTACGATTTTCTCTGCTAAATTCATATCTGGAATATTCAAGCGAATGGTCTTCAACACGCTTGTTTTTACCTTTACAATGTTCATCATTGCTTTCGAGTTGAATCTAGCATTAGAACTGCCTTTCCTACTTACCTGGTTAACAGTCGCAATAGGTGAATTCGTCGTTATGGCTATCGGGATTCCGATTATGATGATTTTAAATAAACGTTTGAAATTCGAAAAACTTATTTAA
- a CDS encoding BCCT family transporter, with the protein MKKISNVFYITIGLIILTVGYGAFAPESFEAVTTNVRNFVASSFGWYYMLLMSFMLALSFFFIVSPYGKIRLGKDTDRPQFSTVTWVAMLFSAGMGIGLVFYGAAEPLSHFAISPASEDPNTDAAFKEALRQSFFHWGIHIWAMYGVIALSLAFFQFRKGEPGLISATLKPIFGEKMVGPWGTLVDVLAVFATAFGVATSLGFGAVQINAGLNYLFGVEINIFSQFVIIAIVTVLFVASAWSGLSKGIKYLSNTNLVLALALLGFIVVLGPTLLIFNMFTDSFGGYFSNLVQMSFGTAPLDSTDRKWLDDWTIFYWAWWISWAPFVSMFIARVSKGRTIREFMIGVLAAPTLLVTFWFSAFGTTAIDIQKKGLVDLTQSSTELTIFEMFNVMPMSFMISVFAILLIVSFFVTSADSATFVLGMQSTNGSLTPPNNVKLIWGVIQSTIALILLSVNGLTALQNTIIIAALPFSFVMLLMVVALLKALKAELKLMKLK; encoded by the coding sequence ATGAAGAAAATTTCAAATGTCTTTTACATCACAATTGGTCTGATTATTTTGACCGTCGGATATGGCGCGTTTGCACCTGAAAGTTTTGAGGCTGTTACAACGAATGTCCGAAACTTTGTTGCGTCGTCTTTCGGTTGGTACTATATGCTGCTCATGTCATTTATGTTAGCGCTCAGTTTCTTTTTCATCGTCAGTCCATACGGAAAAATCCGGCTTGGAAAAGATACGGACCGTCCGCAGTTTTCAACAGTTACATGGGTTGCCATGCTGTTTTCCGCCGGGATGGGTATCGGCCTAGTCTTTTATGGTGCCGCTGAACCATTATCACACTTTGCAATCAGTCCTGCTTCGGAAGATCCAAATACGGATGCTGCTTTCAAAGAAGCCTTACGTCAATCTTTCTTTCACTGGGGGATTCACATATGGGCCATGTACGGAGTCATTGCGCTATCTTTAGCCTTCTTCCAGTTCCGCAAAGGGGAACCGGGATTAATTTCAGCAACATTGAAGCCGATATTCGGTGAAAAAATGGTTGGACCATGGGGTACTCTCGTCGATGTACTCGCCGTTTTCGCAACAGCATTCGGCGTTGCTACATCACTCGGCTTCGGCGCTGTTCAAATTAATGCAGGCCTAAACTACTTATTTGGTGTTGAGATCAATATCTTTTCACAATTTGTCATCATCGCAATCGTCACGGTCCTGTTCGTTGCATCTGCATGGTCAGGATTAAGTAAGGGCATAAAATATTTATCGAATACAAATTTAGTCCTTGCTCTTGCACTGCTTGGATTTATCGTCGTTCTTGGACCGACATTACTCATTTTCAATATGTTCACTGATTCATTTGGCGGCTACTTTTCAAACCTTGTCCAAATGAGTTTCGGTACAGCACCATTGGACTCTACCGACCGGAAATGGCTTGACGACTGGACAATATTCTACTGGGCATGGTGGATTTCATGGGCACCGTTTGTCAGTATGTTCATTGCCCGTGTTTCAAAAGGCCGTACAATCAGGGAGTTCATGATTGGCGTACTTGCTGCACCTACTTTGCTGGTTACATTCTGGTTCTCAGCGTTTGGAACGACAGCGATTGATATCCAGAAAAAAGGGCTTGTCGACTTGACACAATCCAGTACAGAACTGACGATTTTCGAAATGTTCAATGTTATGCCAATGTCGTTCATGATATCAGTCTTCGCAATTTTATTGATTGTATCGTTCTTCGTTACTTCAGCCGATTCAGCAACATTTGTCCTTGGCATGCAGTCAACGAATGGTTCGTTGACACCGCCGAATAATGTGAAGCTCATTTGGGGCGTTATCCAATCGACAATTGCGCTCATTTTGCTATCTGTCAACGGCCTCACCGCTTTGCAAAACACGATCATCATCGCTGCATTGCCCTTCTCTTTCGTCATGCTGCTCATGGTTGTCGCGTTGCTCAAAGCGTTGAAAGCCGAATTAAAGTTGATGAAATTAAAATAA
- a CDS encoding alpha/beta fold hydrolase has translation METGIVEIGHLVLESGVVLVNVQLAYERTGRLDAPHVLVCHALTGSHVTVGTDDYPGWWSGLVGKGKSIDTNELSVISFNALGGSDGSTGPLTVNPDTGELYRNLFPEVTIRDMVHAERRALTVLGVNRLRAVIGGSLGGMRVLEWGIMYPEGMDILFPMAVTPQSTKIGNMESPFGNNRNDMESFYPLIRAMNTHDIGRGRGGVELASRLISAKVVAFAFTHDPMYPTDEIRTFAYMIPNSIYCLVNTKHGYESFLTEFEKWGLIIKQSMEVALWRQSKSLYLASAL, from the coding sequence GTGGAGACGGGGATAGTGGAAATCGGGCATCTGGTATTGGAATCAGGAGTCGTCTTGGTAAATGTACAGCTTGCCTATGAAAGAACGGGCAGGTTGGATGCACCCCATGTACTTGTTTGTCATGCCTTGACAGGAAGTCACGTGACAGTTGGAACGGATGACTATCCGGGTTGGTGGAGCGGTCTTGTCGGCAAAGGAAAAAGTATCGATACAAATGAATTATCCGTTATCTCTTTTAACGCACTTGGCGGAAGTGACGGATCAACAGGACCGTTAACTGTAAATCCGGACACAGGCGAGCTGTATAGAAATTTATTTCCAGAAGTAACGATTCGAGATATGGTGCATGCAGAACGGAGAGCGCTGACGGTATTAGGTGTCAATCGATTAAGGGCGGTCATCGGGGGTTCGCTCGGTGGCATGCGTGTACTGGAATGGGGCATTATGTATCCCGAGGGTATGGATATTCTTTTCCCGATGGCGGTGACACCACAATCAACTAAAATTGGGAACATGGAATCTCCTTTTGGGAATAACAGAAATGACATGGAGAGCTTCTACCCCTTAATCCGTGCCATGAATACGCATGACATCGGCCGTGGTCGAGGAGGCGTTGAACTAGCTTCCCGCCTGATATCTGCAAAAGTGGTGGCGTTTGCGTTTACACACGATCCGATGTATCCGACGGATGAAATTCGAACGTTCGCCTATATGATTCCCAACTCTATATATTGTTTGGTCAATACAAAACATGGCTATGAAAGTTTTTTAACGGAATTTGAAAAATGGGGACTCATCATCAAACAGTCCATGGAGGTGGCGTTATGGCGTCAATCAAAGTCGCTCTACTTGGCTTCGGCACTGTAG
- a CDS encoding DMT family transporter codes for MSQRISYLVVLVGAILWGTTGTAQTFMPQTIHPLAVGASRLAIGGFSLLVILLIMRKIDFRNWPWKSTLYAAISMAIFQYLFFSSVRLTGVAIGTVVTIGSAPVFSGIIEWLLLKRRPTRVWIMATALAIIGCALLFLNRDGIVVNPVGIAMSLGAGLLFAFYTLVNKDVLDKVDPVPAVAVIFSMSAIMLMPFLFLFETEGLMTGRGISVVLYLGIVTTSVAYILFSAGLKRIPSSSAVTLSLAEPLTAAILSVIVVGERLTGTSWMGIAMLLGGILVLTLSGRKVKV; via the coding sequence TTGTCACAACGTATTTCATATCTAGTCGTGCTGGTAGGTGCGATACTTTGGGGGACGACTGGCACAGCCCAAACATTCATGCCGCAAACGATTCATCCGTTGGCAGTTGGGGCATCGAGGCTTGCTATAGGGGGTTTTTCGTTACTAGTTATTTTGCTCATTATGCGTAAAATCGATTTTCGAAATTGGCCGTGGAAATCTACCCTGTACGCAGCTATTTCAATGGCTATTTTTCAATATTTATTTTTTTCTTCTGTAAGACTAACGGGGGTTGCTATAGGCACGGTCGTCACAATCGGAAGTGCTCCAGTTTTTTCTGGAATCATTGAATGGTTACTATTGAAACGCCGTCCGACCCGGGTGTGGATCATGGCGACAGCACTTGCAATTATAGGGTGTGCACTGCTCTTTTTAAATAGAGATGGGATTGTTGTCAATCCAGTGGGAATCGCGATGTCACTTGGAGCTGGATTGTTGTTTGCCTTTTATACACTTGTCAATAAAGACGTACTAGACAAGGTAGATCCTGTGCCTGCTGTTGCGGTTATCTTTTCGATGAGTGCGATAATGCTCATGCCATTCTTGTTTTTATTCGAAACGGAAGGGCTTATGACGGGGCGTGGAATTTCTGTTGTGTTGTATCTTGGGATCGTCACAACCAGTGTGGCATATATCCTGTTTTCTGCCGGATTGAAACGGATACCTTCATCGTCAGCAGTCACCCTGTCACTTGCTGAACCACTTACTGCTGCTATATTGAGTGTGATTGTTGTAGGTGAACGACTGACAGGAACGTCGTGGATGGGTATTGCGATGTTGCTTGGTGGAATTCTTGTGTTGACGTTGAGTGGTAGGAAAGTGAAAGTTTGA